Proteins from one Peromyscus eremicus chromosome 8a, PerEre_H2_v1, whole genome shotgun sequence genomic window:
- the Gabra6 gene encoding gamma-aminobutyric acid receptor subunit alpha-6: MVVLLPWLSMILWLENAQAQLEDEGNFYSENVSRILDNLLEGYDNRLRPGFGGAVTEVKTDIYVTSFGPVSDVEMEYTMDVFFRQTWTDERLKFRGPAEILSLNNLMVSKIWTPDTFFRNGKKSIAHNMTTPNKLFRLMQNGTILYTMRLTINADCPMRLVNFPMDGHACPLKFGSYAYPKSEIIYTWKKGPLYSVEVPEESSSLLQYDLIGQTVSSETIKSNTGEYVIMTVYFHLQRKMGYFMIQIYTPCIMTVILSQVSFWINKESVPARTVFGITTVLTMTTLSISARHSLPKVSYATAMDWFIAVCFAFVFSALIEFAAVNYFTNLQSQKAERKAQTAAPPPVAISKATEPREAEIVVVIVPSSVVTQQIEKASSIRGNIHTNKQSETGFFEHKLYN, encoded by the exons ATGGTGGTGCTTCTCCCCTGGCTGTCCATGattctatg GCTAGAAAATGCCCAAGCTCAACTTGAAGATGAAGGCAACTTCTACTCTGAAAACGTCAGTCGGATTCTTGACAACTTGCTGGAAGGCTATGACAATCGTCTACGACCAGGATTTGGAG GTGCTGTCACAGAAGTCAAGACAGACATCTATGTGACCAGCTTTGGGCCTGTGTCAGACGTGGAGATG GAGTATACAATGGATGTTTTCTTCCGCCAGACTTGGACTGATGAGAGACTGAAGTTTAGGGGTCCCGCTGAGATTCTGAGCTTAAATAACTTGATGGTTAGTAAGATCTGGACTCCTGACACTTTTTTTAGAAATGGGAAAAAGTCAATTGCTCACAACATGACCACCCCTAACAAGCTCTTCCGATTAATGCAGAACGGAACAATTCTGTACACCATGAG ACTTACCATCAATGCCGATTGTCCCATGAGGTTGGTTAACTTCCCTATGGATGGGCACGCTTGTCCACTCAAGTTTGGGAGCT ATGCTTACCCTAAAAGTGAAATCATATATACATGGAAAAAAGGACCACTTTACTCAGTAGAAGTCCCAGAGGAATCTTCCAGCCTCCTCCAGTACGATTTGATTGGGCAAACAGTTTCTAGCGAGACAATTAAATCTAACACAG GTGAATATGTAATAATGACAGTCTATTTTCACTTACAAAGGAAGATGGGCTACTTCATGATCCAGATATACACTCCATGCATTATGACAGTCATTCTTTCTCAGGTGTCTTTCTGGATTAATAAGGAGTCGGTTCCAGCAAGAACTGTCTTTG GAATCACCACTGTTTTAACCATGACCACCTTAAGCATCAGTGCCCGGCACTCCCTGCCCAAAGTGTCCTATGCAACTGCCATGGATTGGTTCATAGCCGTgtgctttgcttttgtcttttcgGCTCTCATTGAGTTCGCCGCTGTCAACTACTTCACCAATCTCCAGTCACAGAAGGCTGAAAGGAAGGCACAGACTGCGGCCCCGCCCCCTGTGGCAATATCAAAAGCCACGGAACCACGGGAAGCTGAGATTGTTGTGGTAATTGTTCCCTCTTCTGTTGTTACCCAGCAGATAGAGAAAGCAAGCTCAATCAGGGgcaacatacatacaaataagcaGTCCGAAACAGGATTTTTTGAGCATAAATTATATAACTAA